The Cheilinus undulatus linkage group 17, ASM1832078v1, whole genome shotgun sequence genomic sequence AGCTGACTTTACCTGAATATGTTGCCATCCAGAGAGAGTAACAGCATTGTAGCCTTTAGGCTGGAGTAATTCAAACTACTGGCCGTGATATGACTGAAACTGATCCTGTTTGTGTGCGTCCCAAAACGAGAGAGGCATACAAGTCAGGGAAATCTTTTGAGATTAACCGTTCCACCCCGTCATTTTTCCACAGTACTTTACAACAGTCCTTTCTCCGTAGAAAATATGGAACAAGCCGTTTTGTTGATGGGTGATTGTAACCTGTACAATGTGAGCTTCCTGTAAGTATTCGTCTTGAGAAGTATATTaatttcaaacacatttaagtTTACAGTAAGTCTAACCCTACAGTATATAAATAATAGTCTTCAGTCATTGGTTGGAGGTGAAGGTTTGGTTGGTTAGGATTGATTGGGTTTTTCTTTTAGCCCATGTTGGAGCGAAGGAAAATGAGTTTGTTCATTTCCTCTGCGGTCACCTGTTGCCTCCTCTTCATGGCCAGGCTCTGctcacacacagtcacacactcGCTGCGAATGCCCACAGCGGGCACGGCGAGCAGCCACAGAGCCAGGCGAGCCAGCTTGGGGAACTTCTCCCCCACCGCCGAGCTCCAGTACTGGAAGAGGTCGGGTGTGCCTTGAAGAAGAGGTTCAGCCAGGTATCGAAAAATCTCCTGTCTGACTTGGTTCGGACTCTCGCCGTTACCGGATGAGGAGATTCCCGCTAACGTGCCACCGTTGTTTCCCCCTCCCTCTATGCGACTTATTTTAGGGGTCGGAGGGCCATCGGTGTCTCGATCTTCACCGCCTGACCCGCCACCACCCGTCATACCTCCATCTCGGTTTTCAGCAGCCATGTCACAAGCACGGGAAATGATGTCTTCATGCTGATAGGCCGGCACTGAACGCAGCTTGAGTTGTGGATCCAGGATCATGGCTACCTGGTGGGCTCTTTCAACCTAGAAACAGAGGAACAATACATTGACTCAAATGCATTCATTACAATTCAGTTATGGGTTACACAAGCTATGCATAAGTTCAAATGCAAGCACTAACTTGCAATGGAGTTTAAGCACTACTATAATTTAACCTAATGaaacctgagcttttgtttggattgtttttgagtttttcccaCTTATTTGAGAAAAGTAGGActtcataagtttaaaagctcagccttgtctttggtTGGGACACTTTCTGGTAAAAATGATGTTCACAAATCTCCTGAaagtcctgtttctgcagaaaatgcaGCACTGGATAGGTTTTAGACAATATGTTTTGGCTGTCAGTTGGTAAGTCATTGGGGATCTTCAGTCAGTAATTTTTGGAGTCTTTTTGATAACGGACCACAAGGACTTGTTAAGGCCGAGCATCAACAAAATTTTCAGCGAGAAATTCTGAATATCTTGGAAATTTacctttccaaaatccacaaaataaccttaaatattttaaattctaaacatatttttaatgtattccaTAAAGAGTACccaatttcttcaaatatttcccaaatgtttcagtcaaaCTTTATCATTAAGActaaacattccaataaaaataaacaaaattccatgtaaatccctgaaaattttcaagcaaagcCCCCAAATTTCAAGGCAAATTTACCCTTAAATCTTAACATCAAAATTAGCCTATTTTTTCTCACCAGCTGCACGAAAATTGTTCTCTCCAATCCCCCAAAATGTACATATacattccccaaaattccatgcaaataatagaaaaaaaaatccccaaattttCCGAACAAATTTACTGAAAactcttgaaaaacaaaacaaccccGTAATAGCagatattttcttcttttttgcagaaatgtgaCTTCCTCATATGTTCATGCAGGGTTTTAGGAGGTTAAGGTGTTACACAAGCTGAGGAAGTATGAACAAAGGCTTGACATTTGATCAAAAtatgacacttttttttaattcacctaAAATCCATTTTAATGAGATGACCTTAAATGTATACAAATAGAACCATCTGCCCACATGTAAAGTCTCTTAAAGTACTTTAATTCTGTCAATTTCAACATGGATTTCAACACCTGTTTAATATTCTTAACAACTAGACACGTTTTAAGGTTTGGTTAGCTTTTGGGGGCTGATCTGAACAGATTAGGACATTAGTCATATAGCAGCTAAAGCTAGTGTTATGAGTGCATGCTACTCCCAGTGCAGCAACATTTTTACTCCAGGCTGACAGTCAGAGTTGcagcattttggtttcatttaaTGCAGAATGCTGATGTGCTTATGTCTAACCAAGCAAGAACTGATGCATGTTTTTGCACCAGTGGTATGATTTTTTTACGTTGATGTTGCAGATCCTGCATCGATGGGCTAAAAAGTTAGGGATTTTGCATGTTGCACTGTTAAATCAGGTTTCTTCCATTCTACTGTATCTGCACCTGAGTAAAATTACATGACTGGAAGTGGAAAAAGAGGCAGCAAACATGGTGAGCAGCAGCATTGTGAAGCAGCATTTCATGAGAGAAGTTAGAAGGAATTTCATGTTCAGTGAAATGAAAGATGTGAAAATCCTTCATCTCCTAGATGGGAGATAGGCTAGGAATAGTGATATTCTGACGGTAGTATCTGAAAAAAGGCAGAGTAGGGGTTTTTAAAAGAAACGCAGAATATTTCCCTACTGCTGGAAATCAGTTAGACTATTTCTGGAGTTCTATCTCTATTCTGTAGCAGAGAATTGCTCTAGCAAAACTCTTGCTCTAAATTCGCACCAAACAAACACAGGGTTTTGAAAGAAGaggattaaaaacagaactgaAACCAAAAGCTGATGCTTGCTTATTAAATAATTGTTTAGCACTACTGGGCATGTTTTGGGCTTGGTACAACTCCCACATAAGCACAGCCCTGACCAACTTCAATGCTATGTTAAAGAGTTAATTCtttaaatttcttcttcttggacaaaaaaaagatcttttcttctttctttgtgGTGGATTGGCATTTTGGTGCATGACTACCATGATcagaatctaaaaaaaaacatggtagTTTGAATATAAAGCCATGCAGTTGTAGAAAGAAATTATTGACAGAATCatgtaaaaactgattttacaGAAATAGGATTACTGATGTGCATGTAAATGCATCAAATTGCATCTAATCAGATTATTCAAATTACCTGATTGTTCCCAGTTATCAGATTGATATGATCATGTGAATACACTCATTCTTGGAATTTCCTAGTACTTCATTCTATTCCTAAATTTCCTTAAGTTAAGAGGGATCTTATcaatttcaaaaacaaaatgttaataaaaaagtaatttgtGTGAGCAATTAAAGTAATGTACCTTGAAATTTTCCTTGAGTGCTTCTAAGAAGTAGTGGCAGAGTTTGCTTGCTGTGCCCGTCCCCGCCTCTCCCGCCTTTGATGTGAAAAACTTCTCCAGGCGTAGGTAGACAGGCAGCACCTGCTGTAAGGTCGGTCTCCTCTGGCTGCTCAGCTCCAAAGCTGCCAGACGCAGAGGAGCCAGCAGACATGCCAGCGTCCCTAACAGATGTTTGTTGAGACCTTGGAGGAGTGGAGCGGTGGCTTTGCTGCGTCCATAAGCTTCACATATGTGTTCAAAGTGGGCATGAACCTGCAGGAGAGCTTCGGCCATACGATCCCAGCATGGCGGGGTGGGGCACTGTGCGGGGCTATTCTGCGTACCTTCTTCTGTTGTGCTTGTAGACGTGTTGGTGCTCTGTTCATCACGGAGAGCcagcgaggaggaggaggcgatATCTCTGCATGTTGACAGGAGTTCTGCAAGCTCATGAAGACCTCGAGCCTGGAGGCTGCGTTTCCCGAGAACAGCCTGGACGACCGCACCGAGGGAACAACCGGCGCAGCGCAAGCATATCCTGCCCCGTCCGCCACCAAGAGGTGACCCTGCGAATCCTGCCGCCCACACTCGAGGCTCTGAGACGTACACAGTGCGGATTTCTGACATCACAAACTCAGACAGCACGTTCTGCACCCAGTGGTGAACCTGCTCAGGCCCCTCCCTTAGCTCCGCCTCCTTCACACCAAGAACGTAGCGCTTCAGCCTGGACCCCTCCACCTGGTAGGCTGTGAGAATGTAGCAAGCATCTGGACCTGAGGTCTGAGAGTGGCAGGTGACGGCAATGCCCAGAGAAGTGTTGGAGCCCAGAGCACATGtgactttgactttgacttgGTTGTACATGCGGGGAAGCTGGCGCAGTGCCAAGGCACTCATGTTACCAAAAGCGTCACGGGTGGAGTAGGCTCCGTGACGAGCACCCGTATCCACAAGAGTCTGCGCCAGCTTCAGGAAGTCTTTGCTGTTGAGCACGTTTATCATTCTCAGATCTGAGCACATTACCCGTAAGAGACGTTCTGCTACCTGCTGGCGCTCCTTCTCAGGAAGTCCATTATTCTCTGACAGCACAGAAAGcagaaggaaaaacaagaacataaaaatcataattatgattagTGTGAATAAGGTTTGAATTTACGATAAGTAAAACTGAttcacagagagggacaaacaCCTGGAAACAAAGCTGACATGTTTTGCAAACAAGGCTAATCTTcaactttaaagctcctgtgaagatttttcagttttcacatttttgatgaTCTTGTCAGGCTTTATTCAGAGGGATATATAACCAaggatatatttttttgtatatagATTGTTTAAGGTAACAAGTAATAGTCATTAAATTAGCCACAAGAGGTTTTTAGTAATGTGTTGCCTCTTTAAGGGGAAGGCATTGGCAGGAAGCTAGGCTAGACAGCTCAACAGATGggtacagcctctctgtgtgaGATAATTTTAGGTTAAAACAGGCCAAAAATCCTTGTTGGCTTAAATGTATgttctacagaaaaaaaaatgtgaagcctctgtgtttgtcgCCATTTCACTATGCAACAAATAGCCTACATGGTCTTCTACCTCAGCACTGATCAGCTGTGCAGCCTTCAACAGAGACAATGAaaacaaagtaaacaaaaattGAGAGATTCTCACTCAAGTGGCTATGACATGTTGTTAACTATGCATACAAGGGGATGCTCTTGTGACCCTGAGTAGAAAGAGGAACAAATTTTACCAATGGAGACTCTgtgggctgaaagagagaggaaagataCTTCAGTGGAAACCGGCAAGCAGGACAGAGCCCAAGTTACCTAGAGGTGTAGGTGGAAACTGTGAGTCCAAGCTCATCAACGCAGAGAGCTCCTGCTGTCCTTTGATTAGAccacagactgtaaaaagaattggacaaagcctgtgtgacgtcagccgtttgattacaataggcggactcgaacagcttttgaagccaatctacGGCAGCTTCCATACTGAAATCTCTGTCTCAACCTAttggcagacaagagcccgcccactgagcttgacttcctgtcagctaagctaatACTAAAGCTagcgtctgcctgtcaagcAATCTGTCAATAAAACGAGATACACCgatcagtgtgcagtgaggtttttcctaaatataatctaagcAACTGTGGTagaaaaaaattcaccccccataCAGTTGGTGCTCATAAAGACTTTAGCTAATGAGACGTTAAgtattttgaaccaggctgtaaacctggctatattgcaatttttttgcacctcCACATCGGCTTCGATTTTCAGGTCTGGAGCTTGCCGCTTGGATTAGTCATGTCTAATCAAAGGATAGCGGCTCATATACCCCTCCagtctgcatcactccccatccagagttccctacTGAATGCAAGTGTTTTACAGACTTTCAACTTTTCAGAGataaacttaaaataaacttCCCCCGatcagaagagctgaatggataGACTTAGCTGTCACTTTACTCTTCTAATGGCTGAAGATTAGACAAGCCATCATGGATgatatatttgtcttttaaaacacacaatgtgtcagctgttgaagtggaaagCTGAGCTGAAATAAGTCACCTACatattgctgttctttgtcagGTGTAGAAAACACTGAACTTCAGTATTTTTCTCTAACTGATTATTATTCATATcaattgacattttaaacaatcCAATGATTAGGAGTTTAAAATCCAAGGAAATCtaatatgtaattttttttcagtcactAAGTGGATATAAAAACTTAATGTAGGCTCTAGTAACCTGTACTAGACCCGGCTATGGCTCCGTGACTCAAACAGCTGGTGAGGGGATAAATATGCAGTGAGGCAGAGGAGCAGGTAGCTTATTTGTTGCATcataaaataaaggcaaatacAGGGGCTTTCTAAAGGTGAAACAAattgtttgcagttttttctgtatttttaactgACTTTTGGCCTGTTTTGACCTAAAACTCACTTAATTACACAGAGCTGCTGCACTTGTCCATAGGGCTGTACAGCCTAGTTGCTGGTACCCTCAGTGTGCTCTCCTTAAAGGGGCAACTCAGACTGAAATCCATTGTGGCTCATTTAACTACTACTAACTTGAACCTTTAACAACCCCCTTCAAAActataaaaaataagtttttaatAGTCACATAGCCAAATCTGATCGCTTAATGGATACAGATGTGCAACTACTACACTCACGGCTGACAGTGTGATTTCTCTGGGTGATACTTTGAGGCTGGATTTGTAGTTTCACTGAGGGAAGGGCCGAGGCCGTGGTCTGAGAACTTCTCCACAGCACCTCTTGAGGACCAGGAGCAGAGGAGGTTTTGGGAGAGTCGCCTTTGGTGTGGTTCTCATTGTCAGCTGAGGAGAAAATAGATGGAACATCAGGCAAAGGTGAGAAAGCAATTTAGTGTTTCATATCACAGAAAATGTTCcaaagacaaaaatacatgATTGTGCCTGTTTGATGTTGCTTACAATAAAGAGTGCATTTAAAATTAGTCATGctggtttacaaaaaaaaatcttcaaacaGAATTTGTTTCCTCATTCATTTCTTACAAGCAATCCATCCACAAATCTAGCAGCATTTTATGAAATTGTCTCTGAGCAGACAAAGGAGCTTTCAGATGAGACACACTGCGTACAGAGCAGGGCAGTGGGGCACACATGTGCAAGCTGTATTCGCCATTAGCGAAAGCTGCTGGACAAACAAAATGACAGTCAGGAAGTACCTGCATTAGAAATAACAGCagatatttagttttttatttgatttgtttttttttttagttgttggATGCACAATGTATCTTTCCACCTATCAAAGGAAAGGCCTGGCATTTTCctgcagaggaggagagcagcAAAGACAGGATTTTGGGAAAGTTTAAAGTCcctgaaatccaaaatttgtttcttaacacactagataagTTGGAATATCATTgctgaaaacacatgaaaacactgaaaacacaaagttgttcaccttttttcctggctttgttttatttggatAGGCCTAATataggagcccatgacatcaccgcTCCATTTGGGGAATTATTCCCCAGTGCTAAAacgatataaaatcactgagcagttccTATCAGTACAgtttgttgttagctgatgtcattgtcttcattgaaagttaagtcaattacatgctgtttttgttcattgtgagataAATTTCCCAGATCTTTCAGCCATGTTGGTctaaaaataagagagatttgtgccagaaaacagtaaatttaatctccAACTTCTACCTCTTTGCTTTTgaacagagccaggcagctgcactctgatcagaagcatattttaaaattggagaggatcatatttctcgtgagtgggcatgccttcagctcattcaactgacacacccACAACATcccagagcagattttactgcctcatttttcaagattttgaagcttaattttataaacttagagatgttttttatgACTGATATTTAGCCCAGTGGTTCATAGCAGTGGCcattcatacaacaaacctaaaactagaaaagcactcggagagcgcagacctccgccattagccctatgtcccaatagtacagaatccttcaaaaaattcctggatccagacggtgatccggatcagtccccaaatctaatcagttcttccttatgccatttctgacaattcctgaaaatttcatgaaaatccatccacaactttttgagttaagttgctaacaaactaccaaactaactaacaaacaaaccctgctgatcacataatcTCCTTGGCAGAAGtaataaagattttttatcactttacagggacttgaagctaacattttgttaaattgtATCTTTGTTTGGGACCCCCTTGAAAACAAGATGATtcatctcaaggggctatcacgtcaataaataaatttagaaaaaaaaaaattagaaagagACAGATATAAATCTGCCACTTTCTTAAACACCAGGTAAGCTCAAACTGTTGGAAATTTTATTCCAAACAAGACGTTCCTTTTTAAGATACCTTTGGTCTTTAAACTTATATTATAAAGCTCAGTAAAGCGGCACACCACCAAGATCATATTCAGAATCAACTTCATCGGCCAAGCATGCTGACAAAAACAAGGAATTTGAGTCCAGTTAGCTTAACCCTTAATGTCCTGGAATTAAACATTAAGGGAGAGATCCACAAAAGACAAGAACTACTTTTTGCACATGCTGAACCTAGGCATATGAGACAGAAAGACAGCATCCGCAGAGCATTTGCAAAGGATAAACTGACGCATACTGCAAACAGCACCCTGGATGCCCTTGTCTcatttgcatgcatgtaaattacaataatattcaaatattttgtgcaatttgcTCCCTTTCTATGCAAGTAAGCCTCAGTGCAAATAGCAACTAATTTACTAAGGCAAGTGCTAAGGGGTGagcaagagtaccttgatgcaaagaagatggccgacatacatccagtCCATACTggaagtctcaaccggaagtcTGTACGTCTacggttaggcttaggcattaaaacccgagtggttaggttcagggtaaggcagtggggaacgTGATAtgagactgacaaacactggcagctgagtccaacacgaagaagaaacttccgcttgggacttccggcatgaattggatgtatagcgacgcccatgtcggccatcttgactgcagttgggtccctcttgGGGTGAGAGTGGTGGGATTTTACCACAGAAGGGATTATTTTCTCATCTATATTCTTTATTATGATCTGATCTTCCGATTTACAATCCAAATTAATTGTCCACCCTATGGATAGATCATGGTTCTGTCACAGAGTGCCGCACCCTAGTTGATTTATTATCTAATAAGCAGCGTACATGGGTGGCATGTGTGACTTTGCACTGCGCTCAGCTCGGTGCAGCTCTACAGCTGCATGCGACACACACCGTATCCCATCTGAAAGCACACTTGTAATACATTTTGACACATTATCAACAAGAACAAAGTTATCTTGTTTTAATTGCTGACATGTGGATAAAAGCATGTTAAGACTTTTAGATAACTGTGGCATTCTAACTGCATGCAAGCAAAGAAAACAGGATAAACAAACTGCACTGAATTCATTTATCATGTAAAGATAACATTTGGTGGTTACAGCTTCTTAGATATTTggtttttatttgctttaattgtTTAAATTCCTTTTTGTCATTTACTATTAATCAAATTTGGTAATGACTTTCAGTTGTGGTTTCTTGGAATTGGTGTTCAAAATTCACATAATCTGGTGACAATGCATCTACTGTTCATATACTGTAAAACTTTACATAAAATCCCAATTTAAGGCCCTGTCCCTTCTACTAGCCTGGTGCTGCTGCACATTCTGACAAATTTTGTTATGAAAAATCGAATATATGGAGTAAAAGCAGCGAGAcacaaaaaaagtggaaaattgtTACGGGAATGCTTTTTGCCATCTTTCCAGTGCATTTTAGTTTGACGGTAATTAAAGGCCTGTCTCATATAGATGGCTCTCTCAAGTAACAGCAGGATGATATCTTATCTGAAGTAAATAAAAGCCTGAACTGTTTAAGTTTTACAGTACATGGTTATGTTTGATGCACTGAGGCAAAATAGTATCCAGCAGCCTCAGAACCAGATCTGCAACAACCCTCATAACACACGATAAACTCCTCAGAACTCTGCATACAAATGCTGCGTTATGTTATGTGCAGGGATTACGTGCCTGTATCTCAAGGAGAAAATCAAAATACTTCCACATGCATTTCAGCCAACAAGGCTGTGTTCATGTTCTACATTTGTTCCAGCATTTGCTTCTGTCTGAGCTTAACATGCAGTAGTAGTCATGGACTCACCAGCGTGGGACTGCATGTGCTCCAGCAGGTTGTTGTAGAACTGGAACTTGATGCCACAGGCACCACAAGTGTAGGGTTCTAAAAAATCACAAGGCCCAGAAGAGTGTTGACTCTTTGTCAGAGCAGGAAATGATTACACTGTTAATCCTTACGACTATTATCACTAATCTATTCTGTATCAGCAGCTCTGAAAGCCTGTTCCACCAATTCCATCAGTCGAATAGTTGTTGCTTCTGTGATTTGTGCAGCCCAAATTGGCTCAAATTTGCAGCAGTATTTTTGAGAAATTGTGATGCAGCTGTTGTGTTAGTGTGCCAGTGATTGCAGCCGTGGCTTCCTAGAGGCCGAGCAGCTTAAAGCACTGACTGTGTGATAAATACCCTGCTTTGTATCTGACCCAGGGACTTTGTTGCATTTCATACCCTCTCTCTGTCAGTTTTCTTCCTGATTTACCCAATAAATGCAACGCAGTATACAAGTGAATGTTCAGATGTTTAAAGATGTATTAAATCAATATATATGTGTGTTACAAATTCTCCAATAATCTGTGGTTTTAAAGAAAACCTTGCAACAACACAAGTCTGCCTTCTTTGATACCATAATGAAGCTAAATTAAGCATATCTGTGTAGTAAGTATGCATTATACAGAAACTGTTTGCACCAAACAATGACAGATCAACTAAATTGAGGCATaccagaaaaaaagggcaaaatgagagacaaaaaaagcatgcatattttatgttttcacaggtaGGTGGGGTCGGACTTACTCTGGGATGTAACGAAGGTGCTGGCCACCAGAGGGCTCGGAGTTCCTGAGgacaagaggagagggagggagttAAAACTGCAGGCATGGTGGGCCCTTTTTCTCTTTCCCCTGCTCATCCAATCAGTGCTTTAggtgttatttttattgtatgaTCATCCATAAGAGAGTAATATCCACATGATTTAGTACTAACATGAGATGTCTAAAAGAACCTGGCTGTACATTTTCAATCTTTTTGATTTCCTTGAATATTGTTGACAAAATAAGCAAAGAAAGGTTAAATCTAAAAGAATAAGCATCCTAAGGTGTTGGAGGTTTGAGTAGTAACAACCAATCTGCATCACTTGAATGGTGTACATGTGGATGATGGGATTAAATGTCTGGGTctgcaa encodes the following:
- the znf618 gene encoding zinc finger protein 618 isoform X4 — protein: MSAPETPNPGNEQADSGSTAPDEPSPTAAPKPKTPSPPPGPPTCPPPAQPPGPPPGPPPGQPTVTVKTEPGTSETSNGKVGDPNPAEICVVLGGGDGGASAAGPRSRAQIEGMFALGTPPPTKSTDSCIGSYVCGVCGKKYKYYNCFQTHVRAHRESESMGSDGLPPTPNSNFRYSCDICGKKYKYYSCFQEHRDLHAVDDPYEQVVLPVDGIKEEEPIEPYQKIGPKTGSYVCEFCGKQYKYFNPYQEHVALHTPLSSFDMKASLIPECGSIDMSKFGHSQAGKIKNSPFRRKLESAIQSSLVDTNSSQNSSGTPSPLVASTFVTSQKPYTCGACGIKFQFYNNLLEHMQSHAADNENHTKGDSPKTSSAPGPQEVLWRSSQTTASALPSVKLQIQPQSITQRNHTVSQNNGLPEKERQQVAERLLRVMCSDLRMINVLNSKDFLKLAQTLVDTGARHGAYSTRDAFGNMSALALRQLPRMYNQVKVKVTCALGSNTSLGIAVTCHSQTSGPDACYILTAYQVEGSRLKRYVLGVKEAELREGPEQVHHWVQNVLSEFVMSEIRTVYVSEPRVWAAGFAGSPLGGGRGRICLRCAGCSLGAVVQAVLGKRSLQARGLHELAELLSTCRDIASSSSLALRDEQSTNTSTSTTEEGTQNSPAQCPTPPCWDRMAEALLQVHAHFEHICEAYGRSKATAPLLQGLNKHLLGTLACLLAPLRLAALELSSQRRPTLQQVLPVYLRLEKFFTSKAGEAGTGTASKLCHYFLEALKENFKVERAHQVAMILDPQLKLRSVPAYQHEDIISRACDMAAENRDGGMTGGGGSGGEDRDTDGPPTPKISRIEGGGNNGGTLAGISSSGNGESPNQVRQEIFRYLAEPLLQGTPDLFQYWSSAVGEKFPKLARLALWLLAVPAVGIRSECVTVCEQSLAMKRRQQVTAEEMNKLIFLRSNMG
- the znf618 gene encoding zinc finger protein 618 isoform X1, which gives rise to MSAPETPNPGNEQADSGSTAPDEPSPTAAPKPKTPSPPPGPPTCPPPAQPPGPPPGPPPGQPTVTVKTEPGTSETSNGKVGDPNPAEICVVLGGGDGGASAAGPRSRAQIEGMFALGTPPPTKSTDSCIGSYVCGVCGKKYKYYNCFQTHVRAHRESESMGSDGLPPTPNSNFRYSCDICGKKYKYYSCFQEHRDLHAVDDPYEQVVLPVDGIKEEEPIEPYQKIGPSEKALAYLRRDSGFNRRQRVSLQTQLAVFAETGSYVCEFCGKQYKYFNPYQEHVALHTPLSSFDMKASLIPECGSIDMSKFGHSQAGKIKNSPFRRKLESAIQSSLVDTNSSQNSSGTPSPLVASTFVTSQKPYTCGACGIKFQFYNNLLEHMQSHAADNENHTKGDSPKTSSAPGPQEVLWRSSQTTASALPSVKLQIQPQSITQRNHTVSQNNGLPEKERQQVAERLLRVMCSDLRMINVLNSKDFLKLAQTLVDTGARHGAYSTRDAFGNMSALALRQLPRMYNQVKVKVTCALGSNTSLGIAVTCHSQTSGPDACYILTAYQVEGSRLKRYVLGVKEAELREGPEQVHHWVQNVLSEFVMSEIRTVYVSEPRVWAAGFAGSPLGGGRGRICLRCAGCSLGAVVQAVLGKRSLQARGLHELAELLSTCRDIASSSSLALRDEQSTNTSTSTTEEGTQNSPAQCPTPPCWDRMAEALLQVHAHFEHICEAYGRSKATAPLLQGLNKHLLGTLACLLAPLRLAALELSSQRRPTLQQVLPVYLRLEKFFTSKAGEAGTGTASKLCHYFLEALKENFKVERAHQVAMILDPQLKLRSVPAYQHEDIISRACDMAAENRDGGMTGGGGSGGEDRDTDGPPTPKISRIEGGGNNGGTLAGISSSGNGESPNQVRQEIFRYLAEPLLQGTPDLFQYWSSAVGEKFPKLARLALWLLAVPAVGIRSECVTVCEQSLAMKRRQQVTAEEMNKLIFLRSNMG
- the znf618 gene encoding zinc finger protein 618 isoform X2, encoding MSAPETPNPGNEQADSGSTAPDEPSPTAAPKPKTPSPPPGPPTCPPPAQPPGPPPGPPPGQPTVTVKTEPGTSETSNGKVGDPNPAEICVVLGGGDGGASAAGPRSRAQIEGSYVCGVCGKKYKYYNCFQTHVRAHRESESMGSDGLPPTPNSNFRYSCDICGKKYKYYSCFQEHRDLHAVDDPYEQVVLPVDGIKEEEPIEPYQKIGPSEKALAYLRRDSGFNRRQRVSLQTQLAVFAETGSYVCEFCGKQYKYFNPYQEHVALHTPLSSFDMKASLIPECGSIDMSKFGHSQAGKIKNSPFRRKLESAIQSSLVDTNSSQNSSGTPSPLVASTFVTSQKPYTCGACGIKFQFYNNLLEHMQSHAADNENHTKGDSPKTSSAPGPQEVLWRSSQTTASALPSVKLQIQPQSITQRNHTVSQNNGLPEKERQQVAERLLRVMCSDLRMINVLNSKDFLKLAQTLVDTGARHGAYSTRDAFGNMSALALRQLPRMYNQVKVKVTCALGSNTSLGIAVTCHSQTSGPDACYILTAYQVEGSRLKRYVLGVKEAELREGPEQVHHWVQNVLSEFVMSEIRTVYVSEPRVWAAGFAGSPLGGGRGRICLRCAGCSLGAVVQAVLGKRSLQARGLHELAELLSTCRDIASSSSLALRDEQSTNTSTSTTEEGTQNSPAQCPTPPCWDRMAEALLQVHAHFEHICEAYGRSKATAPLLQGLNKHLLGTLACLLAPLRLAALELSSQRRPTLQQVLPVYLRLEKFFTSKAGEAGTGTASKLCHYFLEALKENFKVERAHQVAMILDPQLKLRSVPAYQHEDIISRACDMAAENRDGGMTGGGGSGGEDRDTDGPPTPKISRIEGGGNNGGTLAGISSSGNGESPNQVRQEIFRYLAEPLLQGTPDLFQYWSSAVGEKFPKLARLALWLLAVPAVGIRSECVTVCEQSLAMKRRQQVTAEEMNKLIFLRSNMG
- the znf618 gene encoding zinc finger protein 618 isoform X3, producing the protein MSAPETPNPGNEQADSGSTAPDEPSPTAAPKPKTPSPPPGPPTCPPPAQPPGPPPGPPPGQPTVTVKTEPGTSETSNGKVGDPNPAEICVVLGGGDGGASAAGPRSRAQIEGMFALGTPPPTKSTDSCIGSYVCGVCGKKYKYYNCFQTHVRAHRESESMGSDGLPPTPNSNFRYSCDICGKKYKYYSCFQEHRDLHAVDDPYEQVVLPVDGIKEEEPIEPYQKIGPSEKALAYLRRDSGFNRRQRVSLQTQLAVFAETGSYVCEFCGKQYKYFNPYQEHVALHTPLSSFDMKASLIPECGSIDMSKFGHSQAGKIKNSPFRRKLESAIQSSLVDTNSSQNSSGTPSPLVASTFVTSQTDNENHTKGDSPKTSSAPGPQEVLWRSSQTTASALPSVKLQIQPQSITQRNHTVSQNNGLPEKERQQVAERLLRVMCSDLRMINVLNSKDFLKLAQTLVDTGARHGAYSTRDAFGNMSALALRQLPRMYNQVKVKVTCALGSNTSLGIAVTCHSQTSGPDACYILTAYQVEGSRLKRYVLGVKEAELREGPEQVHHWVQNVLSEFVMSEIRTVYVSEPRVWAAGFAGSPLGGGRGRICLRCAGCSLGAVVQAVLGKRSLQARGLHELAELLSTCRDIASSSSLALRDEQSTNTSTSTTEEGTQNSPAQCPTPPCWDRMAEALLQVHAHFEHICEAYGRSKATAPLLQGLNKHLLGTLACLLAPLRLAALELSSQRRPTLQQVLPVYLRLEKFFTSKAGEAGTGTASKLCHYFLEALKENFKVERAHQVAMILDPQLKLRSVPAYQHEDIISRACDMAAENRDGGMTGGGGSGGEDRDTDGPPTPKISRIEGGGNNGGTLAGISSSGNGESPNQVRQEIFRYLAEPLLQGTPDLFQYWSSAVGEKFPKLARLALWLLAVPAVGIRSECVTVCEQSLAMKRRQQVTAEEMNKLIFLRSNMG